The genomic segment TAGTCTTCCATGGTTTCTATTCAGGTTTCAGAAATCTCACCAGCTACTGCCGAGATTCTGTGCTTGCATGGTGTTGCTGCTATGGGCATGTGGAATATAGCCCCTGTCTCTAACAACCATTGTATTCTCAAATCCCCAAGAGAGGATTCCAGCCATCTTATCTAGTTCTAGCTGCTGCCCCTAGATAGCTCCTCTGTTCTTGCCTGCAGCCTTATCCGGTGCGGGTTTTGACAGTTTGCTCAGTGTTTTGTTAAGAGTGTTGACTGAAGCTGGACATCTATTTGTTCTTTTTCCCTAGCCCCAAAGTCAACTACCACAAAGTCCAAGAAAGCTGAACAGCCTAAGCCTACCAGGTATGATATTAGGGGCTTGGTTGCTTATCTCATACAGGGGTCAGCAGCTTTTTAACCAGCCAAACAGTGTCAAATTTCAGAGCGAGAGGTCCACAGAGCCAGTATAAGAGTGTCTATTTGTGTAACGGAAAATGTACAATTTAACATCATCAATTGACATGTTGActaataatccataaagtttcgACCTTTTATTAGGAAGTGGCCCACAAgagatataaaaataaataataaatatacataggaGCACCCTGCATGGTTGCTTTAGTACTCCAGCATAAACCTGCACATGGTTTACAACCTGCACATGGTTTACAGTACTAGCAACTTAaatactaacaacatttctggctgggtatgagcttgcatgagctcacttcttcagagctcacgaaagctcataccctgccagaatttttttagcctttaaggtgctactggctttTTTGtattgctattgacagactaacactgccaCCCATTGTGATATGTTACTGGCAACTATTTGCTTctctcatttccctttctgtgaaGTATCTCTAAGAAGCTCTTTTAGTCCCATAAACacctttgcctgccattcccttcaaatactggttagtcattttagcatcccACCTACATCTCCTGTATACATTAACTTAAAGATTTCACTTTCTCTCttggttttacttttttttttttaaagaaccacaTCCAGTTCCATACGGAGCCATATTTAGGTTCTGGAGCCATTAATTATAGGCCCCTGCATACATCCTGTGAATTTAGTTTTATTGTTCTCTGACCCTCAGTGTGCTTATTTTGTTGATCGTTtttgggaggctgcagagaagagtcgaagggaggtgtttttagagatgggtcttatttaagttttatggttttattgtccCAAGACCTCAGTATAagaatgggggcggggggcggggagaaagagattattattattttacatcctTGCCTCCTCCTTGTTCCTGGGCTGGCAACTGTCAGATGCATCCAGGATTGTCAAGATAGCCTCAGAACCGTGAGGCCAGCTGACCAGCAAAGCTTTCAAGTACAACGCCTGTGCTTCTGCCAGCGTTCTGGTACAACAGTATAGCCCCTGTATTCTGATACTGTGCTCTCTCTCCATTTCAGGACTTGGTTGCCGGGGACTAAGAATGCAACTTCTTCATCCGTCCTTAGCAGAGCGCTGGTCAATGACAAAGGCAAACCTAAGCAGACATTGCCACCTGCTGGTCAGTCGGCAGTggtgcagcagcagaaaagcacCCTGGCCACCCAAAGAGGTAAAGTAATTGTACAAGCCTCTGTATGAGACATAAAAAAGCTGAATGTGTACGTAGGAGTACATACAAGATTCTGCATGCAGCTGGGGTTTCCAGAGAGGGGTAGCTGGGTTAGTCTTACAGAGCTATTATAACATGAGTTCTTGCTGCAATAAAATccattagtctttaagatgccataagATTCCTCCCAAGTACATTCACCCAGAAAGAATTTTGAAATGCAAAAAGGTAAATGGATTGACAATAATAATTGAACAAGCTATATAATTTCGATGTGCTTAactgggttagatccagcaaGGGATATCCGGTGCAGAATGTAACCTCATGCCTCTTGCTGTAgctcaaccctcccccccccctttgctgctcctgggggaatgGGCACTTCAGgaatggcatgggggggaggtCTGCCATGGGAGGAGGAAACTGGTAAAAATCCCCACCATTCCATCTCTTGGATCCATGGTGCTATTTTAAAATTGTTCTAAGCTATCCCTTATTGTAAACTGGAGAGGGGGCTGAGGCAGAGAACTTCTGATCAGAGAGGCATGCATTTATTtacattctgcttttctcccctgttGGGACTCGAAGCAGATTAGAAtgtccttctcccctccttcattctctcacaacaactctgagttaggtcaggctgagaatctgatgggcccaaggtcacccagcccaagcctccatggtagaagtggaaatttgaactcaggtctcccaggaTCTTAGTCCGACACGCTATccgctatgccacgctggctttcaagaTACtaactgggggagtgggggggggctaaTAACTATGCTGTACTAGCTGTAACAAAGAGGATTTGTGCTACTACCTTTCTTAGATGGCAGCAATACATTTCATAGTAGCATGCATTAAGCTAGTGGTTCAGAAAGGGCCAGGGGTCAGACAGTGGTGATTTTGTGAGGAGGGAAGCATCACTTCTGTACTGTGGTGAAAGCAATCGTGGTTGGGGTGTCAGAGTAGCACCAGAGAGttctgggttcagatccccacctGGTCACAAAgtctgcggggtgaccttgggccagtcaccttctttcctcctccttccgCCACCATTTTATCCTATGTATGCTCCTCTGAGCTctgtagagaagaagagttggtttttatatgccgactttctctatcacttaaggaagagtcaaaccagcttacaatcaccttcccctccccacaacagacaccctgtaaggtaggttggggctgagagagctctaagagagctgtgactggcccctggtcacccagcaggcttcctgtgtaggctGGGTTAACTGGAGGCTGCAGCGGGTAAGGCTGGAGTCCAGGCAGGGTTCTGagccatgaagaagagttggtttttacatgccgactttctctaccacttaaggaagaatcataccaccTTACAgccacctttccttctcctccccgcaaacagacaccctgtgaggtaggtggggctgagagtgtgactagcccaaggtcacccaactagcttcatgtgtaagagtggggaaaccagcctagttctccagattagcctccaccgctcatgtgtaggagtggagagtcaaacccggttctccagatcagagtccacctctccaaaccaccgctcttaaccagtacaccatgtgCTGCTTGATTATCATACAAGCTACCCGGCAGGTCAGCAAGTAGAGTACACAACTAAGCAATTGTGTTGGAACATTAGTGGGCATGAAGAACATCACACTGTTAAAACGTCAGAACAAAGTGCTTCTCTAGCATTCTGTATTCTTCTCCAGGTGTCACGCGAAGCCATGCTTCTCCCACCAGGGCAAAGGGCTTAAGGTCTCTCTTATCTTGCAGATCCTACCAGAGCCACCACCGCTCCCAAGGCCAAGCttccaagcaccaaccctgcCGTGAAAAAGTTACCTGCTGCCAAACCTCCCAAGCTTGCAAATTCCAAATTGCAATCCGAGCCCAGCCTTGGACAGAAGTACGCGATCGGGCCAACGAACGCCAGGCTTGTGGAGAAGAAGCTTTCAGAGGCACCGAAGCCCAGAACGCCTATCAGGGCAACTGCTGGGAGTACCCGTCCGGCAACACCACACAGAGCCCCTGTGCCCAAGGTGGTGGCTGCAGGGAGCAGTCCGGGCAAGAAACTTCTGAAGAAAGATGGCCTTCCAAGCCAAGAGCAAGCTGCTACTCCCAAAAAGCTTCAGAAGGCAACTGATGAATGGAATGCCAAGCCGGCCATTGGTGAAAAAGAAAGTGCGCCCATCGAGGATGGAAGGCCTATGGAACTGGTGCCTACGACAGAGGTAGAGGCCGGTGCCCGGCTTCTCTTGAATGAACCTGTTGCCAGCAGACTAGAAGCTCAAGAGACAGAGCGAAGCGTACCAACggacgagggagggagggaggaggaggctggGTGTCTGGGCGTTGCGGTTCCCCAAGTGTCAACTCCAGTACTGGAAGAAGCAGCTCTTGTCTTTTCTAGTCCGCAAGATGTGGAGGTCTCTTCTCCCAGCGGAAGGCCTGACTTGCCTGTCTCTGAGATCTCAGAGCTGCCGGAAGAAGCACCGAATTCGCACGCAGACCCACTCTGCCAACTATCTTCTCCTACTCGCTCGGCACTTGGTCCCCAGACCCCACCATCAGAACCTGTGTATCCTAGTGGGGAAGGCACAGACTTCCGGGACTTGAAGGAACAAGCACTTCCACGCTCAGATACTCCCGTGACCGCTGAGCTGCTGTACCCATTGCTTGAACCTGCCTTGTCTTGTGAAGATGTCTGTCACCTATCGACATCCTCCCTAGACGAAGACTCCCAGATACTGGTTAAAGAGGAGGCCACTGTGCCAAGTTGTGTCAGTGGACTTCCTTCTCCTTGCTCCTTGGTTGGGTTTGCTGAAGAGGTCCAACCTGTGAAGCTGCCAGGGCTGATGGCAGGGATGCAGGAGGAGTCTGCCTTTCAGGTGGAACAGTCCCCCTCAGGCAGCCAGGTAGATTCTCCTTTGGGAATTACGGTTGAGCCTCAGAGAGCGGAGGATGGGGAAGGACATTATGTCTTTGGCCAAGTGGCTGAGGCAGCCGCCCGGCCTCATAGTGAAGAGGAGTGGCAGAGGGGGGTGTCTCCTGTGGAGgtggaggatgagagattaaGGATGAGCCCGCTAGACTTTGAAGTGAAGTTATCTTTGAGTACTGAAGGTGCTCAGGGGTTAGCCACTCCCCCTCAGGCAGAAGAGCCTAACCGAGCTGTCGTTCGTGCTGAAGACGAGCTGGGGGAAGCCCTACCTATAGGAGACCATCCAGGCACCGGGAAGGCTGTTCTGGACCAGCCCCCTCTCCCTTTGCCTGCCGACGCTGGGGTCTTGCTCCCTGCTGAGTTAATGGGAGATGCTGATGCAGGCCGTGGTGATGCGTCCGGCCCTGTGGGAGAACATTCTTGCGTTGGAGGCCCTGGGGGGGATGCCATGGCTGAAGTGTGTCTCAGCAGCCAGAAACAAGAGGATGCACCCAAGTGCAAAGACCTCGATCTTTTGGCCCGTCTCGTGGGAGAGATGTCGCCCGGTGGTGGCCTTGGCCAGGTGTTGATGCCCAAACCTCAGACTCTGCCCTTGAAGAGCCTAGAGCTCTTGCAGGAGCCCCCCACCCGGCTCCCCGAAGCCCCGGAGCCGCTGTCGAGCGACGCAGCGCTGAAGGGCCACTCCCCCGAAAGAGGGGGCTCCTCCTCCAAGTCCAGCACCTTGAGCGGCCCCGATCTGGCTGGCAAGAGCAGCAGCGAGACCAGCACACCCGAGGAGCTGCGGGACTACGACAGCAGCTCGGGAGTGGAGTCCAGGTCCGACGAGAAGCTGGAGCAGACCTGCCACCAGCTGCTCATCCCCCTGGAGGACCTGCCGGGCGAGCTGGACCTGGGCATCCACATGGAGAAAGGGGACGATGAGGCCGAGACCCTGCCGGCCGATGAGATCCTCGGCGACCCGCCCACCGAGCCGACAGTGTCCTCAGAGGAAGAAGGGGAGCTGGACGCGGACCTCCTGAAGGACCCGGGCTTCGCGGAAACGGTGTGCCTGTCCCGGTCTCCGCCTGGCAAGCCCTCCTTGCCCCACTCGGTGGAGGAGTCCGACGAGCTGGGCTCCGGCGACGCCGGCACAGAGACCCCGGCTTCGACCAATTCGGCGGCCTCTTGCGACGTCTTCGGTGCCTTCCACCTCCACTCTACTGACAGTTGCGGCAAGAGCCCCGGCCTTTCTTCCCTGGAGAGTGAGGAGCATTCCACGGAGGGCAGCAAGGAACCTCTCCCGAAAGAGTCCCATAGCAAGACTCCTGTGGATTGGGAGCACCCGGCGCCAGCCACACCGGCTTCCCTGAAGGGCAGAGGGCAGGACGAAGAGTCAGGCCTGCCTTTGACTGCCCCTCATAACCTGGCTGCAGGTAATGTATAAAGGAAAACCTGCTTTGTCTGTGTCAGTGCCAACCTGTGGTATCTCAGTGTGCAATAGTACCCTGTAGGGAAGGGAGATGGCCCCCCCTCCCTTCATGTGTATTTGTTCCATTTGTGTCTCTAGCCAAAACAGGCATACTTCTGTCTCTGTGGTTTTTTTGAGAACTTTCCCTTAACCCTTTACAGACTTCCTCAGGGGAAGCCCGTGTGTATTTTAGTGTTCTTCTGAGAAGGGTAAACTTCTTAGTCTTTTGACCTATTAAATAAAGCATCACTTTGTCTATCTGATGACCTGGCCTGTCTTGTTTTTCCAGGAGACCTGTCCCCTGCCTTCTGTTTATTGAACTTGGAAAAAGAAGGgattggcaggggagggggggaggggggcaatgtTCAAACTTTAGCTGGCTTCCGAGATGTTGGAAGGGAGACCTAGTCTTCAGCTGCTCGATTGGTAGGAGCCAGGGCTCTACTCGCAGTGCTGGGGGAGGCTTCTGTGCCATCTGTGGCTCATGCCATCCCATGCAAATGGCAGAAATTCAGTCAGTCTGTTCAGCAGGGCGCTGGTCAATAAGCAGCGGCTACACCCTCCTGGTCTTAACTCCTAGCTTAGCGGTGGCTGTATTTAATTGCTCCGTGGCTTAACTTTCTCTTCCCCATCCTTGAGCAAAGCTGccgaccgggggtggggggtgtcccaGGAGAA from the Euleptes europaea isolate rEulEur1 chromosome 1, rEulEur1.hap1, whole genome shotgun sequence genome contains:
- the PRR36 gene encoding proline-rich protein 36 produces the protein MDGGAAAGGDCAPRENGMTATSGAAPAARLLAAKRKSTKTAQPAAVASRPPTVPSGASKAFNNGPAKKPNVSQTKPLTPKNTGVSNTSGRAAVKKAAGEKPSGVKALEKLVPNKEGQQKTAKGTSQLAVWTSICSFSLAPKSTTTKSKKAEQPKPTRTWLPGTKNATSSSVLSRALVNDKGKPKQTLPPAGQSAVVQQQKSTLATQRDPTRATTAPKAKLPSTNPAVKKLPAAKPPKLANSKLQSEPSLGQKYAIGPTNARLVEKKLSEAPKPRTPIRATAGSTRPATPHRAPVPKVVAAGSSPGKKLLKKDGLPSQEQAATPKKLQKATDEWNAKPAIGEKESAPIEDGRPMELVPTTEVEAGARLLLNEPVASRLEAQETERSVPTDEGGREEEAGCLGVAVPQVSTPVLEEAALVFSSPQDVEVSSPSGRPDLPVSEISELPEEAPNSHADPLCQLSSPTRSALGPQTPPSEPVYPSGEGTDFRDLKEQALPRSDTPVTAELLYPLLEPALSCEDVCHLSTSSLDEDSQILVKEEATVPSCVSGLPSPCSLVGFAEEVQPVKLPGLMAGMQEESAFQVEQSPSGSQVDSPLGITVEPQRAEDGEGHYVFGQVAEAAARPHSEEEWQRGVSPVEVEDERLRMSPLDFEVKLSLSTEGAQGLATPPQAEEPNRAVVRAEDELGEALPIGDHPGTGKAVLDQPPLPLPADAGVLLPAELMGDADAGRGDASGPVGEHSCVGGPGGDAMAEVCLSSQKQEDAPKCKDLDLLARLVGEMSPGGGLGQVLMPKPQTLPLKSLELLQEPPTRLPEAPEPLSSDAALKGHSPERGGSSSKSSTLSGPDLAGKSSSETSTPEELRDYDSSSGVESRSDEKLEQTCHQLLIPLEDLPGELDLGIHMEKGDDEAETLPADEILGDPPTEPTVSSEEEGELDADLLKDPGFAETVCLSRSPPGKPSLPHSVEESDELGSGDAGTETPASTNSAASCDVFGAFHLHSTDSCGKSPGLSSLESEEHSTEGSKEPLPKESHSKTPVDWEHPAPATPASLKGRGQDEESGLPLTAPHNLAAGDNGAGLPFPWGPCPSEILSTIYEVESGAETPGLDEEDGSRCSCAASQEQGLHLGSIQATVVQQLISRTLLFSAEAPSGAIGGKGPVSTDAEISKWTELISPLDESRASITSVTSFSPEDMSSPHGDWTVVEVETFH